One part of the Tunicatimonas pelagia genome encodes these proteins:
- a CDS encoding TonB-dependent receptor codes for MRKILLSLLPLLVCLGSASSILAQKHTISGYIKDATDGEVLIGANVFDLKSSGGSSSNTFGFYSLTLPEDSISIVYSYVGYQPQTVRLLLTQDTLINIELSESALLDEIVISAAEAEKIQEVTQMSTISVPIEQVKNLPAFLGEVDVLKTLQLLPGVQSGNEGTSGLYVRGGGPDQNLILLDGVPVYNASHLFGFFSVFNADAINNVQLIKGGFPARYGGRLSSVIDISMKEGNMKEFHGEGSLGLVAGKLTLEGPIVKDKSSFIISGRRTWIDVLARPLIRSQTDGEETVGYYFYDLNAKVNHKFSDRDRLYLSAYLGDDRFYARTNYTNSFGGVELEDRSDSGLQWGNITSALRWNHMFTPKLFSNTTLTYSRYRFDISNEYRNETLGDSANQKLVDSGFAKYLSGIEDFAAKIDFDYLPSPNHYVRFGVNAIHHTFRPGALNVRYDDDFSEDALDTLLGSQQTEAMEFAAYVEDDIELSRRLKVNIGLHASAFRVNGELYTSLQPRIAGRYLLNEQLSLKASYVQMAQFIHLLTNSGIGLPTDLWVPATDRVRPQTAQQWALGGAYNWRSGYEISLEGYYKDMRNLIEYREGADFINVNQDWQDKVAVGDGRSYGAELLIQKKKGRTTGWLGYTLSWTDRQFDDLNFGERFPYKYDRRHDLGIAVVHEWRKNIDVSATWVYGSGNAITMPTAIYSGRGDSFFGNNIYDYGERNSYRMRAFHRLDASITFRKKTRWGERAWVLGVYNAYSRRNPFYLYLDESSNPSRESQFRQVSLFPIIPSISYRFNF; via the coding sequence ATGAGAAAAATTCTCCTCTCACTGTTGCCCCTGCTTGTTTGCTTGGGGTCAGCTTCTAGTATTCTCGCGCAAAAACACACCATCAGTGGCTATATTAAGGATGCTACCGACGGTGAAGTTCTGATCGGAGCCAACGTATTCGACTTGAAATCTTCTGGTGGCAGCAGCAGTAACACATTTGGATTTTACAGCCTTACTTTACCAGAAGATAGTATATCAATTGTCTACTCGTACGTAGGTTATCAGCCACAGACCGTCCGCTTACTTCTAACGCAGGATACCCTCATCAATATTGAGCTAAGCGAAAGTGCTCTATTGGATGAAATCGTGATTTCTGCGGCAGAAGCCGAAAAGATTCAAGAAGTCACTCAAATGAGCACGATCTCCGTACCGATTGAACAGGTGAAGAACCTTCCAGCCTTCTTGGGAGAAGTAGATGTGCTCAAAACCCTACAGTTGCTACCGGGGGTGCAATCGGGTAATGAAGGAACTAGCGGACTCTACGTTCGTGGTGGTGGCCCCGACCAAAATCTGATTCTGCTGGATGGCGTTCCCGTTTATAATGCTTCTCACCTCTTTGGGTTCTTCTCCGTTTTTAATGCTGATGCTATCAATAACGTACAGTTGATTAAAGGTGGTTTTCCGGCTCGCTACGGCGGGCGGCTTTCGTCGGTGATTGATATTAGTATGAAAGAAGGCAACATGAAAGAATTTCACGGCGAAGGGTCGTTGGGGCTGGTTGCCGGGAAATTGACCTTGGAAGGCCCCATTGTAAAAGATAAAAGCTCCTTCATTATCTCAGGACGGCGTACCTGGATTGATGTGCTAGCTCGTCCGCTTATCAGATCCCAGACTGATGGTGAGGAGACGGTAGGCTATTACTTCTACGATCTCAACGCCAAAGTAAACCACAAGTTTTCCGACCGCGATCGACTTTACTTGAGTGCGTACCTGGGGGATGATCGCTTTTACGCTCGCACCAACTACACCAACTCCTTTGGCGGGGTTGAACTGGAAGATCGGAGTGATTCTGGCCTACAGTGGGGGAACATTACCTCGGCCTTGCGCTGGAACCATATGTTCACCCCCAAACTATTTAGCAATACCACACTTACCTACAGCCGTTATCGCTTTGATATTAGCAATGAGTACCGTAACGAGACCTTGGGCGATTCGGCTAATCAGAAGTTAGTTGATAGTGGTTTTGCCAAGTACTTATCGGGCATTGAAGACTTTGCCGCTAAAATCGATTTTGATTATCTGCCTTCGCCCAATCACTACGTACGCTTCGGAGTAAATGCCATTCATCATACCTTTCGTCCGGGTGCACTAAACGTACGCTACGATGATGACTTTTCGGAAGATGCTTTAGATACATTGCTAGGCTCGCAGCAAACCGAGGCGATGGAGTTTGCCGCTTACGTAGAAGATGATATTGAGTTGAGTCGACGGCTGAAAGTTAATATAGGATTGCACGCTTCGGCATTTCGGGTGAACGGTGAGCTTTACACTTCATTGCAACCCCGCATTGCCGGACGCTACTTGCTCAATGAGCAACTTTCGCTTAAGGCTTCCTACGTGCAAATGGCTCAGTTTATTCATCTACTGACTAACTCCGGCATCGGCCTCCCTACCGATTTATGGGTTCCGGCTACTGACCGGGTGCGTCCCCAAACCGCTCAGCAGTGGGCACTGGGGGGAGCTTATAACTGGCGATCAGGCTACGAAATAAGTCTGGAAGGCTACTACAAAGACATGCGAAACCTGATTGAGTACCGCGAGGGGGCTGACTTTATTAACGTAAACCAAGACTGGCAAGACAAAGTAGCCGTAGGCGATGGACGAAGCTACGGTGCCGAATTACTCATTCAAAAGAAGAAGGGGCGCACCACCGGTTGGTTAGGTTACACGCTCTCTTGGACGGACCGCCAGTTCGATGATCTAAACTTCGGCGAACGCTTTCCTTATAAATACGATCGGCGGCATGACTTAGGAATTGCCGTAGTGCATGAGTGGCGGAAAAACATTGATGTATCGGCCACGTGGGTATACGGTAGTGGTAATGCCATTACCATGCCCACGGCAATTTACAGTGGTAGAGGCGATTCGTTTTTTGGGAATAACATTTATGACTACGGAGAACGCAACAGTTACCGAATGCGAGCCTTTCATCGGTTAGATGCTAGTATCACATTTCGTAAGAAAACCCGTTGGGGCGAGCGGGCCTGGGTTTTGGGAGTATATAATGCGTACAGCCGACGCAATCCATTCTACCTGTACCTGGACGAAAGCTCTAATCCCAGCCGGGAAAGCCAGTTTAGACAAGTAAGCCTGTTTCCTATTATTCCTTCTATCAGCTACCGCTTTAATTTCTAA
- a CDS encoding DUF4249 domain-containing protein, protein MKYAINLFWLTLFGLGACETVVDVDIPREAPKLVVNSFIGVDMPVVVTVSQSKFVLSNEPLQVVSGAEVVLLEDEQVVATLAETHPNDNTINAATGFYATEFAPSAGRSYTLRVSKSGFESVEATALITSPISITNLRYDTTTTTYEQFDESTGNFTTVQELSLNQVWLGIDDPGDEENFYEVLVQRYSISYNFEQDDEGNFVITDTFRILSPIPLVSDDPVVNDNDDFFGDDDGSSSNGVFMFSDEIFNGRLYTFNFNVNQTFGFGQEQESEYFITLRTLSEAQYRYILSASLQQETEANPFAEPVPVFNNVQGGYGIFVGYSADVDTVVVE, encoded by the coding sequence ATGAAGTACGCAATAAATCTCTTCTGGCTAACATTATTTGGGCTTGGTGCCTGCGAAACAGTGGTTGATGTGGATATTCCACGAGAGGCTCCTAAACTGGTAGTTAACTCCTTCATTGGTGTTGATATGCCAGTAGTAGTGACCGTAAGCCAGAGCAAATTTGTTCTCAGCAACGAACCTCTTCAAGTAGTTTCGGGTGCTGAAGTAGTATTGCTAGAAGACGAACAAGTAGTGGCTACGTTAGCAGAAACACATCCCAATGATAATACTATAAATGCCGCCACAGGATTTTATGCTACCGAATTTGCCCCCTCGGCTGGACGGTCATATACATTACGAGTAAGTAAATCAGGATTTGAATCAGTGGAGGCTACCGCTCTTATTACTTCTCCTATTTCAATTACAAATTTGCGATACGATACAACCACTACTACTTACGAGCAATTTGATGAAAGTACCGGTAATTTCACGACTGTCCAGGAACTGTCACTAAACCAAGTATGGCTAGGTATTGACGACCCTGGCGACGAAGAAAACTTCTATGAGGTTTTAGTGCAGCGCTATAGCATTAGTTACAATTTTGAACAAGATGATGAGGGCAACTTTGTCATTACTGACACCTTCCGCATTCTGTCACCCATCCCTTTAGTGAGTGACGATCCTGTAGTAAACGATAACGATGACTTTTTTGGAGATGATGATGGATCCTCGAGCAATGGGGTCTTTATGTTTTCTGATGAGATATTTAATGGCCGCCTTTATACCTTTAATTTCAATGTAAACCAAACGTTTGGTTTTGGACAGGAGCAAGAGTCAGAATATTTTATCACCCTACGTACGCTTAGTGAGGCTCAGTATCGCTATATTCTCTCGGCAAGCCTTCAGCAGGAAACCGAAGCTAACCCGTTTGCTGAGCCCGTACCGGTCTTCAATAATGTTCAGGGAGGATACGGTATCTTTGTGGGCTACAGTGCTGATGTAGATACAGTGGTGGTAGAGTAG
- a CDS encoding alanine racemase, which translates to MLDLSTIISPTLLLNEQKCQANLKKLTQQAKKHNIQLAPHFKTHQSAQVSQWFRDYGVQAITVTSIKMARYFAKHGWDDITIAMPINIREIEAINSLASQIRLTVFVNSMETARFLHQRVTAPLPFCVEVDTGYHRSGVISDNTEEIRAILATAQDSQLQFTGFYSHAGHTYEATTHQEVERVHQETLQQLNQLKETFRPAYPDLQLSLGDTPSCSLMDDFTGIDIIRPGNFVYYDLTQHFVGSNSVAEIAVCLAAPVVSVHPERNEVVTHSGWAHLGKDSLTDKVEKSWYGYVVTLTESGWSAPIEGAYVAKLSQEHGTLYLPDEYLEKVAVGDLLGILPVHACATVVMMGELTTFSGEMIKTMSVQAV; encoded by the coding sequence ATGTTAGACCTAAGCACCATTATCTCTCCTACCCTGCTATTAAACGAACAAAAATGCCAAGCAAATCTCAAAAAGCTGACTCAGCAAGCGAAAAAGCATAATATTCAGCTAGCCCCTCACTTTAAAACTCACCAATCAGCCCAAGTGAGCCAGTGGTTTCGGGACTACGGAGTGCAAGCTATTACTGTGACTTCGATAAAAATGGCTCGCTACTTTGCTAAGCATGGTTGGGACGATATTACGATTGCCATGCCAATTAATATCCGGGAGATTGAGGCAATTAACTCCTTAGCCTCTCAAATTCGACTAACGGTATTTGTAAATAGTATGGAAACCGCCCGCTTTCTGCACCAGCGGGTTACAGCACCGCTGCCGTTTTGCGTGGAAGTGGACACCGGCTACCACCGCTCAGGCGTGATTAGCGATAATACCGAAGAAATCCGGGCGATTTTAGCCACAGCGCAAGACTCTCAGCTTCAGTTCACGGGATTTTATTCCCACGCCGGCCATACCTACGAGGCTACTACGCATCAGGAAGTTGAGCGCGTTCATCAGGAAACACTGCAACAATTGAATCAGCTAAAAGAAACATTTCGGCCAGCATACCCTGACTTACAGCTTTCGTTAGGTGATACCCCTTCGTGTAGTCTGATGGATGATTTTACGGGGATTGACATCATCCGACCTGGCAATTTTGTGTACTATGATCTTACCCAGCATTTTGTAGGCTCTAATTCGGTAGCGGAGATTGCAGTTTGCTTAGCCGCTCCGGTAGTTTCGGTACATCCCGAGCGAAATGAGGTGGTTACTCATAGTGGCTGGGCACATCTAGGTAAAGATTCGCTTACCGACAAAGTAGAAAAATCCTGGTACGGCTACGTAGTCACTCTTACTGAATCGGGCTGGTCAGCACCTATTGAGGGAGCGTATGTTGCCAAGCTATCTCAAGAGCACGGAACCCTTTATTTACCGGATGAGTATTTGGAAAAGGTAGCAGTGGGTGACTTACTCGGCATCCTTCCTGTTCATGCTTGCGCTACCGTGGTAATGATGGGCGAATTGACCACGTTTTCCGGTGAGATGATTAAAACAATGTCCGTGCAAGCAGTCTAG
- the pyrH gene encoding UMP kinase has translation MALYVLSLGGSIVVPGAIDTAYLIQFKEFIHQRIAQGDRFILTVGGGKTARNYQTAAEYVSGVDDEERDWLGIHATRLNAHLLRTIFKEQAHPIIAKDFDISLPDFAEPILVGAGWKPGWSTDYIAVLLAQRYQAKTVLNLSNIDYVYSEDPRENPDAQRFEQINWADFRKIVGSEWTPGLSAPFDPIASKKAEELALTVVILNGKKIDNMKAFLSGDHFQGTVIQST, from the coding sequence ATGGCACTTTACGTACTCTCCCTGGGCGGCTCTATTGTAGTTCCGGGCGCAATAGATACGGCGTATCTCATTCAGTTTAAAGAATTTATTCATCAGCGTATTGCTCAGGGCGATCGTTTTATTCTAACTGTTGGCGGAGGAAAAACAGCTCGGAACTACCAAACTGCTGCCGAGTATGTAAGTGGGGTAGACGATGAAGAGCGGGATTGGTTGGGTATTCACGCTACGCGCCTAAACGCTCATTTGCTGCGAACCATTTTTAAGGAACAAGCGCACCCTATTATTGCTAAAGACTTTGATATATCTTTGCCCGACTTTGCCGAACCCATTTTGGTAGGAGCGGGCTGGAAACCCGGTTGGAGTACCGACTATATTGCCGTACTGCTAGCGCAACGCTATCAAGCCAAAACGGTGTTGAATCTATCAAATATCGATTATGTTTACTCCGAAGATCCACGAGAGAACCCGGATGCCCAACGCTTTGAACAAATTAACTGGGCAGACTTCCGCAAGATTGTTGGCAGTGAGTGGACTCCCGGTCTATCAGCTCCCTTTGACCCTATCGCTAGTAAGAAAGCCGAAGAGCTGGCTTTAACGGTAGTTATCCTGAACGGAAAAAAGATTGACAATATGAAGGCTTTCTTATCGGGAGATCATTTTCAGGGAACGGTTATTCAGAGCACGTAG
- a CDS encoding metallophosphoesterase family protein, whose product MLKVGLLSDTHGYLDPQVFTHFAGCDEIWHAGDVGSGNILDELRAFKPTQAVFGNIDNGELRQELPMDCWLVREGLTVWMTHIGGYPPKYNPRVRKVLAERRADLFICGHSHILKVMKDAERDNMLCLNPGAAGRQGFHRVRTILRFQLNNGLISELEAIELGSKSN is encoded by the coding sequence ATGCTAAAAGTTGGGCTACTTTCCGATACGCACGGCTACCTCGATCCGCAGGTTTTTACCCACTTCGCTGGCTGTGATGAAATCTGGCACGCGGGGGATGTTGGCTCAGGAAATATTTTAGACGAACTGCGTGCATTTAAACCTACTCAAGCGGTATTCGGAAATATTGATAACGGTGAACTTCGGCAGGAGCTGCCAATGGACTGTTGGCTAGTGCGGGAAGGTTTAACTGTTTGGATGACTCACATCGGCGGTTATCCACCTAAGTACAATCCGAGGGTAAGAAAAGTATTGGCCGAGCGACGAGCTGATTTATTCATCTGTGGGCACTCTCATATCCTAAAAGTTATGAAAGATGCTGAGCGAGATAATATGCTTTGCCTGAATCCGGGTGCAGCTGGGCGGCAAGGGTTTCACCGAGTGCGGACTATTTTGCGGTTTCAGTTAAACAATGGGTTGATTAGCGAGTTAGAAGCGATTGAACTCGGTTCTAAGTCAAACTAA
- a CDS encoding TRL-like family protein: protein MKKVFRTIAFSLTVATFLSSCALTMPVAATSNPVGSKVGTAKATGFLQFLFFGQDASIQSAARNGGITKISTVDVKSTSILGIVVTYETIVTGE, encoded by the coding sequence ATGAAAAAAGTATTCAGAACTATCGCCTTTTCACTTACGGTAGCTACCTTCTTGAGTAGCTGCGCGCTTACCATGCCCGTGGCTGCTACTAGCAACCCTGTGGGAAGCAAAGTTGGTACCGCTAAAGCCACCGGGTTTTTGCAGTTTCTCTTCTTCGGTCAGGATGCTAGTATTCAGTCGGCTGCCAGAAATGGAGGAATTACCAAAATATCTACTGTAGATGTTAAGAGCACCAGTATTCTTGGTATTGTAGTAACTTACGAAACTATCGTTACTGGCGAATAG
- a CDS encoding DUF4943 family protein — protein sequence MPTFRPEQVPDLLRYATSLEDIPAFPVNPISSLYQGNFRLGECLLWTIESIRVGYGQELTSVERYPSLNPILVNSTTQRNEGQSATDEEVLEAVQAYADWWNDSASFEQK from the coding sequence ATTCCTACCTTTCGTCCCGAGCAGGTACCTGATTTGCTTCGCTACGCTACTAGCTTAGAAGACATTCCTGCTTTTCCAGTGAACCCAATATCTTCCCTCTATCAGGGAAATTTTCGTTTGGGCGAATGTCTATTGTGGACAATTGAGAGCATTCGCGTTGGCTACGGACAAGAACTTACCTCTGTTGAGCGATATCCTTCGCTGAATCCTATTTTGGTCAATTCTACCACTCAACGTAACGAAGGGCAATCAGCTACTGACGAAGAAGTATTGGAAGCAGTACAAGCCTACGCTGATTGGTGGAATGACTCCGCTTCTTTTGAGCAAAAATGA